A region from the Vicia villosa cultivar HV-30 ecotype Madison, WI linkage group LG3, Vvil1.0, whole genome shotgun sequence genome encodes:
- the LOC131661290 gene encoding RING-H2 finger protein ATL65-like: MYETLSESSLLTNTNITYNWILSFCSHPHILFLRMIAPAQPPMHHNQAPSSPFSANSPAVDFSPPLIAMVVVVAAAFVIVTYSRLLTRHLSPPIHRLIQRFHSRRFLPPSSSLGDIESLQYESSTFEAPHTFGLDESIIKTIPFFIYTTKYEQESLRDCAVCLLEFEDHDYVRTLPLCSHTFHLDCIDAWLRSHANCPLCRGVLLCESPFRPLMAARIRPSFHDQTNILHLDTVQPVPEITPHSPVMSNTDENQFNRRDDFLLKRSYSFGFERSLPSERMVTDPAATSPWRYRRGNNSFWSKRPSPFGSLGKSRVFSFRYYRGMKSPFFRRRGFFPLSESSNRYADGGSSWRRSKSIASPMFLRSSAAVFSSSRLRCGDPEALLSPERFNRRR; the protein is encoded by the coding sequence ATGTATGAGACTCTTTCTGAGTCCTCACTCCTCACTAACACAAACATCACATATAATTGGATACTCTCATTCTGCTCCCATCCTCACATACTCTTCCTGAGGATGATAGCTCCAGCTCAGCCCCCTATGCACCACAACCAGGCCCCATCTTCACCTTTCTCAGCAAACTCCCCTGCAGTAGACTTCAGTCCACCCCTAATAGCAATGGTTGTCGTCGTCGCCGCCGCCTTCGTCATTGTAACCTACTCCCGCCTCCTCACCCGCCACCTCTCGCCTCCCATCCACCGCCTTATCCAACGCTTCCATAGCCGGCGTTTCCTCCCTCCCTCCTCCTCATTAGGCGACATCGAATCACTCCAATACGAATCATCAACGTTCGAAGCCCCACACACTTTCGGCTTAGACGAATCCATCATCAAAACCATTCCGTTCTTCATCTACACAACGAAATACGAACAAGAGTCTCTCCGTGACTGCGCCGTTTGTTTACTTGAATTCGAAGATCATGATTATGTACGCACTCTACCTCTATGTTCGCACACTTTTCATCTTGATTGTATCGACGCTTGGCTTCGTTCACACGCTAACTGTCCTCTCTGTCGCGGTGTTCTTCTCTGTGAGTCTCCTTTCAGACCTCTCATGGCCGCTAGAATCCGTCCATCGTTTCACGACCAAACTAATATTCTCCACCTCGATACGGTTCAACCGGTGCCGGAGATTACTCCTCATTCTCCTGTTATGAGTAATACCGACGAGAATCAGTTTAACAGACGGGATGATTTTCTGTTGAAACGCTCTTATTCGTTTGGTTTTGAAAGGAGTTTGCCGTCGGAGAGAATGGTAACCGACCCTGCCGCGACCTCTCCGTGGCGGTACCGGAGAGGGAACAACAGTTTCTGGAGCAAAAGACCGTCTCCGTTTGGTTCGTTAGGGAAGTCGAGAGTGTTTTCATTCAGATATTACAGAGGAATGAAATCACCATTTTTCCGCCGGAGAGGATTCTTCCCGTTGTCGGAGTCAAGTAATAGGTACGCCGACGGAGGAAGCTCGTGGCGGAGGAGCAAGTCAATAGCAAGTCCAATGTTCTTGAGATCATCAGCGGCAGTATTCTCGTCAAGCCGTTTAAGATGCGGCGATCCCGAAGCGTTACTATCGCCGGAGAGATTCAACCGTCGACGATGA